One genomic region from Onychostoma macrolepis isolate SWU-2019 chromosome 23, ASM1243209v1, whole genome shotgun sequence encodes:
- the LOC131532568 gene encoding interferon-induced very large GTPase 1-like isoform X1, with protein MTSSSVRRGRRSPSFERPNMSDLRIVLLGKNPTENSRVGNFILGRAAFKSEVPPSDAKLHIKKERGNLEDRDVTVVNAPYLLQTNLSCSVITHGVKECVNLSAPGPHLIVLVLQQTDFSKTSNKTVKYVLNEFSEEALKHTIVFTNEEEIHNNRIHQLIMKCGGGHLQFDEQKSGWHSEILESVEKILKKEGVKFLICDLYEEAEGISEDEEQSRSGGSVTAEEGDFDHKDDGAINKCNKEKKEVALQRNTLLAEDVNMLSKLNVVLCGSDRTLKSFISNLILNQRDNRSELRECVKMEGEADGRLITLVELPALTQLSEKEVMRQTLRCVSLCDPGVHVFLFIVSDGPLTDEDKTETEEIQKIFSSNINNHIMVVIIQKSKHKTEELNEEIKSVIERFGGRHHFLAPNTHASMLVTNLEQMVEENRRICFSTETFLDAQIKKNEEMRKKVISLETQTQQKDSVEASDDLRIVLLGKTGVGKSATGNTILGQKLFKADVSQESVTKECQRKTAEIDGRQITVIDTPGLFDTKFSREEIQREITECISMILPGPHVFLLLIPVGRFTQEEENTVKIIQETFGKNSLMFTMVLFTRGDDLKKTIEEYLGKPDSALMKLIEQCGNRYHVFNNNKTGDCVQVSELLKKISDMVEENGGSYYTCKMFRQMEREKQEAQMKTIMDEVEKLNQKREELLAKHEEEKERMKKMLEEERQIHDVERKRREEELRKKEEQYKIDMKNEQEKWEKKIEEEKQRTEEFEKRREKEQQTWNENYQKLKEEKDEIKREKEDIQTKHEVEIKEMKLEQQKQGELMRLKSADYEEDRRTDMENIKMCCSQTASSLQKDETSQIQKVGPKTNEQLEGLYDRLDLTKRRQGKMQTAGILEITRSSFQSQEPHEEHELVNSFLQKLMNMDYRARYTVIKHTKKEGKEDSANYSPDIHPMDVQMAVFHCADGFLKQLMVTKLSQCQYALPLLVPDLFTQQIEFPLWTFRQINKSWKMKNSNNEIISQTQPVYKAETSMVAFFRFGSVSSSKSQLMNSLINEKHHTFFHRNCPGSSRTRLLMDGVVEIAWYCPSGKNTDTFDDCVAFCNLHGDAGDNEKQYEILTSMASVNVLFLPDFGQKNHYKGLVRSLFRSPQPLICLLTDNDCDKTELGNEKIIVGLLDKNQSDISNQIRETIRESLTKQKKTFKLEDVAERTGIRVDEGDPECQRGKQAADQIMGLLRGKDPSTVKETILPCQGKLWHVWCEMNKELHHLQGENLEEDKSTKQMIMREIREKQVKKGLGEFMRKYIDIMKSQGDNEKNYFLRWMMNLLNDFTSEKLCGLHKEYHKKWHHHLSLKKMPDKLDQLQIEQTNLENISEQINRTSFGLEHILREFGQIYESWSSVKKNKEGLQFDFCSLPSLAAEMMISGFPMELMDGDAAHIPLTWVTAVLEELVKKLGDQKLFVLSILGIQSSGKSTMLNAMFGLQFAVSAGRCTRGAFMQLIKVSEEMEFDYILVVDTEGLRAPELAGRSSTHRDNEMATFVVGLGNMTLINIFGENPSEMQDILQIVVQAFLRMKKVRLNPSCMFVHQNVSDLTAGEKNMEGRRRLQEKLDNVTELAAKEEVCDAEGFSDVIAFDVQTDVKYFAQLWEGSPPMAPPNPNYCENILELKQTILTHASKSDGIMLTHLRHRIHDLWEALLNEQFVFSFKNSLEIMTYKKLETEYRKWTWSLRSAMLEIENKLHNKIENEEIHNAEQIDLQRELKAKSEEVKKTMSGFFEKDRDAGILKQWKASFEIKIKDVQENIVRETKRKLNGVLQQRHMKKKMEAERTHHENTLFENSKELALKLKGKANDENVMKTQFDSLWRQQTAAIIRDTPLVKNIDILRDVKKLLNETYESLPLDHMEDSSNYKDMICLPSYSEYVQLKKSSGIMGSIKNICKRTKKMFGSFLSKEDEVQIRDLITDITEQTNKMIQSFNIAKMGYNNSYIHQLMDCIKARLTQDEDGPKVKYVFKSEFFVDLVFCIFHKTKKTFTDQYKMFRETNDPDVYFNRKHEEYYSIFQKYCQGATSTAIFGEFVCNKLKEPIQQNVYKKTARDLADEMRTNCESLNGNRSNLEKHILKTLAEKQDFKAYMTYIKNPKEHFKNFIRGEVSQYITERFEDSVKLKMQNSIKLLEQQITEAAQESSKQINANSWLHHFTQQLSDVLIFSVKDLTGVNQDDVEVSFLEDVIKKELPSIISEIIRKFSTETFPDKLEHKYRPDEILIDHLCDCCWVQCPFCAAICTNTIDNHPGDHSVPFHRNNGLNGWFYRGTTNLAINICTSAVASDRSFYPNSSDDVKVPWKEYRKGGPKYASWSITPDLSELPYWKWFVCRFQTDLENHYKKNYQGHGKIPDEWRKYSQEEATESLNKYI; from the exons ttaGAAGAGGGCGGAGAAGTCCATCTTTTGAGCGACCTAATA TGAGTGATTTGAGGATTGTTTTGCTGGGGAAGAATCCAACAGAAAACAGCAGAGTGGGAAACTTCATCTTAGGAAGAGCAGCGTTTAAAAGTGAAGTACCACCATCAGATGCAAAACTGCACATTAAGAAAGAAAGAGGAAACCTTGAGGACAGAGATGTTACAGTCGTCAATGCTCCTTATCTGCTGCAAACAAATCTGTCATGCTCTGTCATCACACATGGAGTGAAAGAGTGTGTGAATCTGTCTGCTCCTGGACCTCATTTGATCGTActtgtactgcagcagaccgacTTCAGCAAGACGAGCaacaaaacagtgaaatatgTGCTGAATGAATTCAGTGAGGAGGCTCTTAAACACACTATAGTGTTCACTAATGAGGAAGAGATACACAATAACCGTATTCATCAGTTAATAATGAAGTGTGGAGGTGGACATCTTCAGTTTGATGAACAAAAGTCAGGATGGCATTCTGAGATACTTGAAAGCGTGGAGAAGATACTCAAGAAAGAAGGGGTTAAGTTTCTTATTTGTGACTTGTATGAGGAAGCAGAAGGAATATCAGAGGATGAAGAGCAGAGCAGATCTGGAGGTTCAGTCACAGCAGAAGAGGGAGATTTTGATCACAAAGATGATGGAGCAATCAACAAGTGCAACAAAGAGAAAAAGGAAGTTGCTCTCCAAAGGAATACcttat tgGCAGAGGATGTCAACATGTTATCAAAGCTGAATGTGGTTCTGTGTGGGAGTGACAGAACATTAAAATCCTTCATATCAAACCTCATCCTGAACCAGAGAGACAACAGATCGGAGCTCAGAGAGTGTGTGAAGATGGAGGGGGAAGCTGATGGACGTCTGATCACTCTGGTGGAGCTTCCAGCTCTTACTCAGCTCTCAGAAAAGGAAGTGATGCGTCAGACTCTGcgctgtgtgtctctctgtgatCCTGGAGTTCATGTGTTCCTCTTCATTGTTTCTGATGGTCCGCTTACTGATGAagacaaaacagaaacagaGGAGATCCAGAAAATATTCAGCTCAAACATCAACAACCACATCATGGTGGTTATAATCCAGAAGTCAAAGCACAAGACAGAGGAActaaatgaagaaattaagtcTGTCATTGAGCGTTTTGGGGGAAGGCATCATTTCCTTGCGCCAAACACACACGCTTCCATGTTGGTGACTAATCTGGAGCAGATGGTGGAAGAAAATAGAAGAATTTGTTTCTCCACAGAAACATTTTTGGATgcacaaataaagaaaaatgaagaaatgaGGAAGAAAGTAATCTCATTAGAGACACAGACCCAGCAAAAAG ATTCAGTAGAGGCTTCAGATGACCTGAGGATTGTCCTGCTGGGAAAAACTGGAGTTGGAAAGAGTGCAACTGGAAACACCATTTTAGgacaaaaattatttaaagcagATGTGTCACAAGAGTCAGTTACTAAAGAGTGTCAGAGAAAAACAGCTGAAATCGATGGCAGACAAATTACTGTAATTGACACTCCAGGACTGTTTGATACTAAGTTCAGTCGAGAAGAGATTCAGAGAGAAATCACTGAGTGCATCTCAATGATTCTGCCAGGACCACATGTGTTTCTGTTACTGATACCAGTGGGACGTTTCACTCAGGAGGAGGAAAACACTGTGAAGATCATTCAAGagacttttggtaaaaactcattAATGTTCACCATGGTGCTCTTCACCAGAGGAGATGATCTGAAGAAGACCATTGAAGAGTATCTGGGAAAACCTGATTCTGCTTTGATGAAGCTCATTGAACAGTGTGGAAACAGATACCATgtgtttaataataacaaaactgGAGACTGTGTGCAGGTGTCTGAACTACTGAAGAAAATCAGTGACATGGTGGAAGAAAATGGAGGGAGTTACTACACATGTAAGATGTTCAGACAGATggaaagagaaaaacaagaaGCACAAATGAAGACGATAATGGATGAAGTGGAGAAACTGAACCAAAAGAGAGAAGAACTCCTGGCCAAACAtgaagaagagaaagagagaatgaagaaGATGTTGGAGGAAGAAAGACAGATTCATGATGTAGAgaggaagagaagagaagaggaattaagaaagaaagaagaacaaTACAAAATAGACATGAAAAATGAACAAGAGAAATGGGAGAAAAAGATAGAAGAGGAAAAACAGAGAACAGAAGAATTTGAGAAAAGGAGGGAGAAAGAACAACAAACGTGGAATGAAAATTACCAGAAACttaaagaagaaaaagatgaaatcaaaagagaaaaagaagatATTCAGACCAAACATGAAGTAGAAATAAAAGAGATGAAGTTAGAACAACAGAAACAAGGTGAACTAATGAGACTAAAATCAGCAGACTATGAAGAAGACAGAAGAACAGACATGGAGAACATAAAAATGTGCTGCTCCCAAACAGCCTCTTCTCTACAG aaaGATGAAACTAGTCAAATCCAAAAGGTTGGACCAAAAACCAATGAACAGCTCGAAGGACTCTATGATAGACTAGATCTGACAAAAAGACGGCAAGGTAAAATGCAAACAGCCGGCATTCTGGAAATCACTAGGTCATCATTTCAGTCTCAGGAACCACATGAAGAGCATGAACTTGTAAACTCATTTCTACAAAAGTTAATGAACATGGACTACAGAGCAAGATACACTGtcataaaacacacaaagaaaGAGGGTAAAGAAGACAGTGCAAATTACAGCCCTGATATTCACCCAATGGATGTTCAGATGgctgtgtttcattgtgctGATGGTTTCCTGAAGCAGCTGATGGTGACTAAACTCTCACAGTGTCAGTATGCGCTGCCTCTGCTTGTTCCTGATCTATTCACACAACAGATTGAGTTTCCTCTCTGGACATTTAGACAAATCAACAAGAGCTGGAAGATGAAGAACAGCAACAATGAGATCATCAGTCAAACCCAGCCGGTCTACAAGGCTGAGACTTCAATGGTGGCTTTCTTCAGGTTTGGCTCTGTGTCTTCATCTAAATCTCAGCTGATGAACAGCCTCATCAATGAGAAACACCACACGTTCTTCCACAGGAACTGCCCAGGCAGCAGCAGAACCAGGTTACTGATGGATGGAGTGGTGGAGATCGCCTGGTACTGTCCTTCTGGGAAAAATACAGACACATTTGATGACTGTGTTGCTTTCTGTAATCTTCATGGTGATGCAGGAGACAATGAGAAACAATATGAGATTCTGACCAGTATGGCTTCAGTAAACGTCCTCTTCTTACCAGATTTCGGACAGAAGAACCACTACAAAGGTTTGGTGAGATCACTCTTCAGATCTCCTCAGCCTCTCATTTGTCTGCTCACCGATAATGACTGTGATAAAACTGAACTGGGGAATGAAAAAATCATAGTTGGTCTTTTGGACAAAAACCAATCTGATATATCTAATCAGATTAGGGAGACTATCAGGGAGAGTTTGACCAAGCAAAAAAAGACCTTCAAACTTGAAGATGTGGCCGAACGCACAGGAATCAGAGTAGATGAGGGGGATCCAGAGTGCCAGAGAGGAAAACAAGCAGCAGATCAGATCATGGGTTTACTGAGAGGAAAAGATCCATCAACAGTGAAAGAAACAATCCTGCCCTGTCAGGGGAAACTGTGGCATGTCTGGTGTGAAATGAACAAAGAGCTACATCATCTAcaaggagaaaatttagaggaAGATAAAAGCACCAAACAGATGATTATGAGAGAGATAAgagaaaaacaagtaaaaaaggGATTGGGTGAGTTTATGAGGAAATATATTGATATAATGAAATCACAGGGAGACAATGAAAAAAACTATTTCCTCAGATGGATGATGAACCTGTTGAATGACTTCACTTCAGAAAAGCTCTGTGGACTTCATAAGGAGTATCACAAGAAATGGCATCATCATTTATCATTGAAAAAGATGCCTGACAAACTAGATCAACTACAGATTGAACAAACAAACCTGGAAAACATATCAGAGCAAATTAATAGGACAAGTTTTGGCTTGGAGCACATCCTGAGAGAGTTTGGTCAGATCTATGAATCATGGTCATCTGTGAAGAAGAACAAGGAAGGTTTGCAGTTTGACTTCTGTTCTCTCCCGAGTCTTGCAGCAGAGATGATGATCTCTGGATTTCCGATGGAGCTGATGGATGGAGATGCTGCTCATATTCCTCTCACCTGGGTCACTGCTGTTCTAGAAGAACTTGTTAAGAAACTGGGAGACCAGAAACTCTTTGTGCTGTCAATATTAGGGATTCAGAGCTCTGGGAAATCCACCATGCTGAATGCCATGTTTGGACTCCAGTTTGCGGTCAGTGCTGGCAGGTGCACCAGAGGAGCTTTCATGCAGCTGATCAAAGTGTCTGAGGAGATGGAGTTTGACTACATTCTGGTTGTTGACACTGAGGGACTTCGTGCACCAGAACTGGCTGGAAGGTCATCAACACATCGTGACAATGAAATGGCCACATTTGTTGTTGGTCTTGGAAACATGACCCTGATCAATATATTTGGAGAAAACCCATCTGAGATGCAGGACATTCTTCAGATTGTTGTCCAGGCTTTCCTGCGGATGAAGAAGGTTAGACTGAATCcaagctgcatgtttgtgcaTCAAAATGTCTCAGATCTCACAGCTGGAGAGAAAAACATGGAGGGAAGGAGACGACTGCAAGAGAAACTGGACAATGTGACAGAACTTGCTGCTAAAGAAGAAGTCTGTGATGCAGAAGGTTTCAGTGATGTGATTGCATTTGATGTCCAGACTGATGTGAAGTATTTTGCTCAGCTCTGGGAGGGCAGCCCACCCATGGCTCCACCAAACCCAAACTACTGCGAGAACATTCTAGAACTAAAGCAAACTATTCTAACACATGCTTCAAAATCAGACGGCATAATGCTGACACATCTAAGACACCGTATTCATGATCTCTGGGAGGCTTTGCTTAATGAACAGTTTGTGTTCAGCTTCAAAAATTCTCTGGAAATCATGACATACAAGAAACTAGAGACAGAATACAGAAAGTGGACCTGGAGCCTTCGGAGTGCCATGCTGGAAATCGAAAACAAACTTCACaacaaaatagaaaatgaagaaattcaTAATGCTGAGCAAATTGACCTTCAAAGAGAACTAAAAGCAAAAAGTGAAGAAGTGAAAAAGACAATGTCTGGTTTCTTTGAGAAAGACAGAGATGCAGGTATACTGAAGCAGTGGAAAGCttcatttgaaatcaaaatcaaaGATGTTCAAGAAAACATTGTGAGGGAAACTAAGAGGAAATTAAATGGAGTTCTTCAGCAGCGTCACATGAAGAAAAAGATGGAGGCTGAGAGGACACATCATGAAAACACTCTCTTTGAAAACAGCAAAGAACTTGCCCTAAAATTGAAAGGAAAAGCAAATGATGAAAATGTCATGAAAACACAGTTTGATTCCTTATGGAGACAACAGACGGCTGCGATCATCAGAGACACTCCtttagtcaaaaatattgaCATATTAAGAGATGTGAAGAAGCTACTTAATGAGACCTATGAAAGTCTCCCCTTAGACCATATGGAAGACAGCAGTAACTACAAAGATATGATCTGTTTGCCAAGCTATTCAGAATATGTACAGTTGAAGAAATCCAGTGGAATTATGGGATCTATCAAAAATATCTGCAAAAGAACTAAAAAGATGTTCGGTTCTTTTTTATCTAAAGAGGATGAAGTCCAGATAAGAGACTTAATCACAGACATCACTGAGCAGACAAATAAAATGATTCAGTCATTTAACATTGCAAAGATGGGCTACAACAATAGCTACATTCATCAACTCATGGATTGCATAAAGGCAAGATTAACACAGGATGAAGATGGGCCAAAAGTGAAATATGTGTTCAAGAGTGAATTCTTCGTGGATCTGGTATTTTGCATAttccataaaacaaaaaagacattCACAGATCAATACAAAATGTTCAGGGAAACCAATGATCCTGATGTCTATTTTAATAGAAAGCATGAAGAGTACTACAGCATTTTCCAGAAATACTGTCAAGGAGCAACATCAACTGCTATTTTTGGTGAATTTGTTTGTAATAAACTCAAAGAGCCCATTCAGCAGAATGTCTACAAAAAAACTGCCAGAGATTTAGCAGATGAAATGAGGACCAACTGTGAATCTCTAAATGGGAACCGATCAAACCTGGAGAAACACATCCTGAAAACACTGGCAGAAAAACAGGACTTCAAAGCATACATGACATACATTAAAAATCCCAAAGAACACTTCAAGAATTTCATCAGAGGTGAAGTCAGTCAGTACATCACTGAACGATTTGAAGATAGTGTTAAACTCAAGatgcaaaacagcattaaacTCCTGGAGCAACAGATCACAGAGGCAGCACAAGAATCCAGCAAACAAATTAACGCTAATTCATGGTTGCATCATTTCACACAACAGCTCTCTGATGTGCTGATATTCTCTGTGAAAGACCTCACTGGAGTGAATCAGGATGATGTTGAAGTCAGCTTCCTAGAAGATGTGATAAAGAAAGAACTTCCTTCAATAATATCTGAAATAATCAGAAAATTCAGCACAGAAACTTTTCCAGATAAACTGGAACACAAATACAGACCAGATGAGATTCTGATTGATCACCTCTGTGATTGCTGTTGGGTTCAGTGTCCTTTCTGTGCAGCTATCTGCACAAACACAATAGACAACCATCCTGGAGATCACAGTGTGCCTTTTCATCGTAATAATGGACTGAATGGGTGGTTTTACAGAGGAACAACAAACCTAGCTATCAACATCTGCACATCAGCAGTAGCCAGCGATCGATCTTTTTATCCAAATAGTTCAGATGATGTCAAAGTTCCCTGGAAGGAATACAGAAAAGGAGGTCCTAAATATGCTTCATGGAGCATCACCCCAGATCTCTCTGAGCTGCCGTACTGGAAGTGGTTTGTGTGCAGATTCCAAACAGATCTGGAAAAtcactataaaaaaaactatcagGGGCATGGCAAGATCCCAGATGAATGGAGAAAATACTCTCAAGAGGAAGCTACTGAGAGtctgaataaatacatttag